The Brasilonema sennae CENA114 genome includes a region encoding these proteins:
- a CDS encoding putative PEP-binding protein — MDKLYWLEQIKLQDRAKVGDKAFYLSRIMQRGYPVVPGFVVSAEVLREFLETLNSSEALVADLPYSSLHLDVKNWRQLQQVARRLRQEISAAHLPQHLLSQIVNAAKELKSAYLIFRPTFVLPTIKHGVTKTSGLLESVVCECDEEAIALALKRTWSQMFRAKSLSYWQWAGIDLQQINLGVLVQPFRNAIASGLLNANSSEWEILATSGLGVAMTQGEVLPDVYYIQPETGTVKERQLGNKMVAYRVNDKAPVAALQTVPASGALVSNDSSLVPYLLEEDQQKQYALPEEHLQQLIQLATQIVKETGVNFTFEWTISCEATSTLYLTQMSTPLAIYNFHSIKGLGASAGRVTATAHIIVNAQQKPEQLPKGVILVTPTIAPDWLPLLQQAAGIITDKGGITSHAAILARELGIPAVVSVADATAIIQTGEKLLIDGDKGEVYRLTREAREIGQGEEDTGTKGTQGSYRGTSPVGGFSVKSSQRPSGISFGDAESFGHATRTRTQSPRSGDPHFDKLSAQPAALSHRAGVPQRQTPAEGNPPMPYGQASPEGAKLAGGSIPPADFGATQTPTALALVEESVHRQGEDNTGTSELTEDTKAPGWFPLRKVSVDKGTYLFSASSSSSSRLSLPMITTKLLVNLSQPSLIEQAQSLPVDGVGLLRSELMALNILEGKHPSAWLLEGHRTKLLERWYEQIIHFAQAFAPRPVFYRSLDWRSHELPSLNDNVESSTQSMLGERGTFSYLKNPAVFELELAALAGVQNAGYSNIHLLLPFVRTVEEFSFCRQKVEQARLTQVPQFQLWIMAEVPSVLFLLPEYVKAGVQGISIGTNDLTQLLLAVDREQGQLAKVFDERHPVVMGAVAQLIQMANSAGIPCSICGQAPALYPEIIDQLVQWGITSISVEQEAVERTYLAIARAEQKIILEAARRQRNQQ, encoded by the coding sequence GTGGACAAACTCTACTGGCTTGAGCAAATTAAACTACAAGACCGCGCCAAAGTTGGTGACAAAGCATTTTATTTAAGCAGAATTATGCAGCGCGGTTATCCTGTAGTGCCTGGTTTTGTCGTTTCAGCGGAAGTTTTGCGAGAATTTCTAGAAACTCTCAACAGTTCGGAGGCGTTAGTCGCTGACTTACCTTATTCTTCACTACACTTAGATGTCAAAAATTGGCGTCAACTTCAGCAGGTTGCTAGACGCTTGCGCCAAGAGATCAGTGCTGCTCATCTGCCACAACACCTACTGAGTCAAATTGTCAATGCAGCTAAAGAATTAAAATCTGCATATCTGATTTTTCGACCAACTTTTGTACTGCCTACTATAAAGCATGGGGTGACTAAGACATCTGGATTGCTAGAGTCTGTGGTGTGTGAATGTGATGAAGAGGCAATTGCTCTGGCATTGAAGCGCACCTGGAGCCAGATGTTTCGTGCTAAAAGTTTATCGTACTGGCAATGGGCAGGAATAGACCTGCAACAAATTAATTTGGGAGTTTTGGTACAACCTTTTAGGAATGCGATCGCCAGCGGCTTACTCAATGCCAACTCTTCTGAATGGGAAATTTTAGCGACATCGGGATTAGGAGTGGCAATGACTCAAGGTGAAGTCTTGCCAGATGTTTACTACATCCAGCCGGAAACTGGTACTGTCAAAGAGCGGCAACTGGGCAATAAGATGGTAGCTTACCGCGTTAATGATAAAGCGCCTGTAGCAGCTTTGCAAACGGTGCCAGCTTCAGGTGCGCTGGTTTCAAATGACTCAAGTCTTGTTCCTTACCTGTTGGAAGAAGACCAACAAAAACAGTATGCTTTGCCAGAAGAACATCTGCAACAACTGATTCAATTAGCAACTCAAATTGTCAAAGAAACTGGCGTCAATTTTACCTTTGAGTGGACTATCTCTTGTGAGGCAACGAGTACGCTTTACCTAACGCAAATGAGTACACCCTTGGCAATTTATAATTTCCACTCCATCAAAGGATTAGGAGCATCAGCGGGACGTGTGACAGCAACTGCTCATATTATTGTGAATGCACAACAAAAACCAGAACAATTACCCAAGGGAGTCATTTTAGTTACACCAACAATAGCACCTGATTGGTTACCGCTACTGCAACAAGCTGCTGGCATTATTACTGATAAAGGAGGTATCACAAGTCATGCTGCTATCCTTGCGAGAGAATTGGGAATACCAGCAGTCGTGAGCGTAGCAGATGCCACAGCAATTATTCAAACAGGCGAGAAATTACTGATTGATGGCGACAAGGGGGAAGTTTATCGTTTAACAAGAGAAGCTAGGGAGATAGGACAAGGGGAAGAAGACACGGGGACAAAAGGAACTCAGGGTTCCTACAGAGGAACCAGCCCTGTGGGTGGGTTTTCTGTAAAGTCGAGCCAGCGCCCTTCGGGTATCTCCTTCGGAGACGCTGAGTCCTTCGGACACGCTACGCGAACGCGAACGCAGTCGCCTAGGTCGGGAGACCCTCACTTCGACAAGCTCAGTGCACAGCCTGCAGCGCTGTCTCACCGTGCAGGGGTTCCCCAACGCCAGACGCCTGCGGAGGGAAACCCTCCTATGCCCTACGGGCAGGCTAGCCCCGAAGGGGCAAAGCTCGCCGGGGGGAGTATCCCCCCGGCAGACTTTGGCGCTACGCAAACGCCAACAGCGCTGGCTCTCGTTGAGGAAAGTGTCCATCGACAAGGGGAAGATAATACGGGGACAAGCGAACTAACAGAGGACACCAAAGCACCCGGCTGGTTCCCGTTGAGGAAAGTGTCCGTAGACAAGGGGACATATTTATTCTCCGCGTCTTCGAGTTCTTCATCACGCCTAAGTTTGCCGATGATCACTACAAAACTGTTGGTTAACTTGAGCCAGCCTAGTTTGATCGAACAAGCGCAAAGTTTACCTGTGGATGGTGTGGGATTATTGCGCTCAGAACTGATGGCTCTGAATATACTCGAAGGGAAACACCCGAGTGCTTGGCTGTTGGAGGGACACCGAACCAAATTGTTAGAACGTTGGTACGAGCAGATCATCCACTTCGCCCAAGCTTTTGCACCAAGACCAGTTTTTTATCGGTCTTTGGATTGGCGTTCCCATGAGCTACCATCTTTGAATGATAATGTAGAATCTTCCACGCAATCGATGCTGGGAGAACGTGGTACCTTCAGCTATTTGAAAAATCCCGCAGTTTTTGAGTTAGAACTGGCTGCTTTAGCCGGCGTACAAAACGCAGGATACAGCAATATCCATCTACTGTTACCTTTTGTTCGTACAGTGGAAGAGTTTTCCTTTTGCCGTCAAAAAGTTGAGCAAGCAAGGTTAACCCAAGTACCACAGTTTCAATTGTGGATTATGGCAGAAGTGCCAAGCGTCCTGTTTTTACTGCCAGAATACGTCAAAGCAGGTGTACAGGGAATTTCAATTGGTACGAATGATCTGACTCAACTGCTCTTGGCAGTGGATAGAGAACAAGGACAACTCGCAAAAGTGTTTGATGAACGTCATCCAGTTGTTATGGGTGCTGTTGCTCAACTCATTCAAATGGCAAACAGTGCAGGAATTCCTTGTTCTATTTGCGGTCAAGCACCAGCGCTGTATCCTGAAATTATTGATCAGCTGGTACAATGGGGCATCACTTCTATTTCTGTTGAACAGGAAGCTGTTGAACGGACATATTTGGCGATCGCCCGTGCTGAACAAAAGATCATTTTAGAAGCAGCACGGCGTCAACGAAATCAGCAGTAG
- a CDS encoding MgtC/SapB family protein, giving the protein MDKDFPLRSIYYLPANDWLNITFRLCLALLVGGIIGIERQIRHKPGGLRTHMLVSFGAAVFTLVSLLTGADKPNGDALSRVIQGIAAGVGFLGAGEIVRPSSQESGRTEIKGLTSAAAIWVCAALGIAAGCGLWQLGLIAASLSLLVLNVFKRFEK; this is encoded by the coding sequence ATGGACAAGGATTTCCCATTGCGCAGCATCTACTATCTTCCGGCTAATGATTGGTTAAACATCACCTTTAGGTTGTGCCTTGCTTTACTCGTTGGGGGAATAATTGGCATAGAACGCCAAATTAGACACAAACCAGGTGGTTTGCGAACTCATATGCTAGTGAGTTTTGGTGCAGCTGTGTTCACTCTCGTATCTTTGTTGACAGGTGCAGATAAACCAAATGGTGATGCTCTCTCGCGAGTGATTCAGGGTATTGCTGCTGGTGTAGGATTCCTTGGTGCAGGAGAAATTGTACGTCCATCTTCCCAAGAATCAGGGCGAACTGAAATTAAGGGACTCACCTCAGCAGCAGCTATTTGGGTTTGTGCGGCTTTGGGTATTGCTGCTGGATGTGGTTTGTGGCAATTAGGATTAATAGCAGCTTCCTTGTCTTTGTTAGTTCTAAACGTTTTTAAACGATTTGAGAAGTAG
- the recF gene encoding DNA replication/repair protein RecF (All proteins in this family for which functions are known are DNA-binding proteins that assist the filamentation of RecA onto DNA for the initiation of recombination or recombinational repair.): MYLKTLHLRQFRNYKQQQVEFSAPKTILVGNNAQGKSNLLEAVELLATLRSHRMARDRDLIQDGETIAMVVGTLERQTGISDLALTLRRNGRRTVGLNGETLRRQMDFLGVLNAVQFSSLDLDLIRGGPEGRRNWLDTLLIQLEPVYAHILQQYNQVLRQRNAFLKSTLQHQSPSLRETAARPQEKPLHLTSSKAQTPQHSELDIWNAQLATTGTRVIRRRDRAIQRLAPIASAWHASISGGTEILELKYSPNVSLDQNNPEQVQQAFLEKIEQRAWQELHQGTTLVGPHRDEIELTINQTPCRQYGSQGQQRTLVLALKLAELELIEQVVGEPPLLLLDDVLAELDPSRQNQLLDAIQDRFQTLITTTHLGSFDSQWLNSSQILCVDSGKISKTVIGY; this comes from the coding sequence ATGTACCTGAAAACCCTTCATCTGCGACAATTTCGCAACTATAAACAGCAGCAAGTTGAGTTTAGTGCTCCCAAAACAATTTTGGTAGGCAATAATGCTCAGGGCAAGTCCAATTTGTTGGAGGCGGTGGAATTGCTGGCAACATTGCGATCGCACAGAATGGCACGCGATCGCGATTTAATTCAAGATGGAGAAACCATAGCCATGGTTGTTGGCACTTTAGAGCGACAAACTGGCATCAGTGACCTTGCTCTCACCTTGCGTCGAAATGGTCGCCGTACCGTTGGTTTAAATGGTGAAACTCTGCGGCGTCAAATGGATTTTCTTGGTGTCCTGAATGCAGTACAGTTTTCTAGTTTAGATTTAGATCTTATTCGCGGTGGTCCTGAAGGTCGCCGAAACTGGCTGGATACTCTGTTAATCCAACTTGAACCTGTCTATGCTCATATTCTACAGCAATATAACCAGGTTTTGCGGCAGCGCAATGCCTTCTTGAAAAGCACTTTGCAACACCAGTCGCCATCGTTACGGGAAACGGCTGCGCGTCCACAAGAAAAACCACTGCATCTGACAAGTTCAAAAGCCCAAACTCCACAACATTCTGAGTTAGATATTTGGAATGCACAGTTGGCTACGACAGGAACACGGGTGATTCGACGACGCGATCGTGCCATACAGCGACTAGCCCCTATTGCTAGTGCTTGGCACGCTAGTATCAGTGGTGGTACAGAAATTCTAGAACTTAAGTACTCACCCAATGTTTCATTAGACCAGAACAATCCAGAGCAAGTACAGCAAGCTTTTTTAGAAAAAATAGAGCAGCGTGCTTGGCAAGAGTTACATCAAGGTACAACCCTTGTTGGTCCTCATCGTGACGAAATAGAATTGACAATTAATCAAACACCATGCCGTCAATACGGTTCTCAAGGTCAGCAACGAACCCTAGTACTAGCCTTAAAGCTAGCAGAATTGGAACTTATAGAACAAGTGGTTGGCGAACCACCCCTGCTACTACTTGATGATGTCTTAGCAGAACTTGATCCATCTCGACAGAATCAGCTACTCGATGCCATTCAAGATCGTTTTCAAACCCTGATCACCACAACTCATTTGGGTTCTTTTGATTCACAGTGGCTAAATTCCTCGCAAATTCTTTGTGTGGATTCTGGTAAGATATCAAAAACAGTTATTGGTTATTAG
- the atpC gene encoding ATP synthase F1 subunit epsilon, whose translation MTLTVRVISPDQTVWDAPAEEVILPSTTGQLGILSGHAPLLTALDTGVMRVRAEKNQGWTAIALLGGFAEVEKDEVTILVNSAERGDAINIEEARAALNEAETRLNQVQAEERQSQIQANQAYKRARARFQAAGGTV comes from the coding sequence ATGACATTGACTGTTCGTGTAATTTCCCCAGATCAAACTGTGTGGGACGCCCCAGCTGAAGAAGTCATTTTGCCCAGCACCACCGGTCAACTCGGTATCCTCAGCGGACACGCACCACTGTTAACAGCCCTAGATACGGGCGTTATGCGAGTGCGTGCTGAGAAAAATCAGGGTTGGACAGCGATCGCCCTGTTGGGTGGCTTTGCCGAAGTTGAAAAAGATGAAGTCACAATTCTAGTAAACAGTGCTGAGCGGGGTGACGCAATTAACATTGAGGAAGCCCGTGCTGCTTTGAATGAAGCTGAAACCCGTTTGAATCAAGTACAAGCAGAAGAGCGCCAAAGCCAAATCCAAGCAAACCAAGCATACAAACGCGCTCGTGCTCGTTTTCAAGCTGCAGGTGGTACAGTCTAG
- the atpD gene encoding F0F1 ATP synthase subunit beta, producing MVTTAEKTNIGYITQVIGPVVDVKFPNGKMPQIYNALTIKGTNEAGQEISVTTEVQQLLGDNQVRTVAMSTTDGLVRGLEVTDTGAPISVPVGKVTLGRIFNVLGEPVDNRGPVDSEEKLPIHRDAPKFTDLETKPSVFETGIKVVDLLTPYRRGGKIGLFGGAGVGKTVIMMELINNIAQQHGGVSVFAGVGERTREGNDLYNEMIESGVINKDNLNESKIALVYGQMNEPPGARMRVGLSGLTIAEYFRDVNKQDVLLFVDNIFRFVQAGSEVSALLGRMPSAVGYQPTLGTDVGALQERITSTNEGSITSIQAVYVPADDLTDPAPATTFAHLDGTTVLSRGLASKGIYPAVDPLDSTSTMLQPNIVGEEHYNTARAVQSTLQRYKELQDIIAILGLDELSEDDRLTVQRARKVERFLSQPFFVAEVFTGSPGKYVKLEETIKGFQRILAGEFDNLPEQAFYLVGNIDEAVAKAEKLKG from the coding sequence ATGGTCACCACAGCAGAAAAAACAAACATTGGTTACATTACCCAAGTTATTGGTCCGGTTGTTGATGTCAAGTTCCCCAACGGGAAAATGCCTCAAATCTACAACGCTTTGACTATCAAAGGCACTAACGAAGCAGGACAAGAAATTTCAGTTACTACCGAAGTGCAGCAGCTGCTAGGTGACAACCAAGTCCGAACTGTCGCCATGAGTACTACCGATGGCTTAGTGCGTGGTCTTGAAGTTACTGATACTGGCGCTCCTATCAGTGTGCCTGTTGGTAAAGTCACGCTGGGTCGGATTTTCAACGTTTTGGGCGAACCTGTGGACAATAGGGGACCTGTCGATTCTGAGGAAAAATTGCCCATCCACCGGGATGCTCCCAAATTCACAGACTTGGAAACCAAACCTTCCGTGTTTGAAACCGGGATTAAAGTTGTTGACCTGCTAACTCCCTATCGGCGCGGTGGTAAGATTGGTCTATTTGGCGGTGCTGGCGTAGGCAAAACCGTCATTATGATGGAGTTGATTAACAACATCGCACAACAACACGGTGGAGTGTCAGTGTTCGCGGGAGTAGGTGAGCGCACCCGTGAGGGCAATGACCTTTATAATGAAATGATTGAATCTGGGGTAATCAACAAAGATAACCTCAACGAATCGAAGATTGCCCTAGTGTACGGTCAGATGAACGAGCCACCCGGAGCAAGAATGCGGGTAGGTCTATCTGGGTTGACAATAGCAGAGTACTTCCGCGATGTGAACAAGCAAGACGTGCTGCTGTTTGTTGACAATATCTTCCGATTTGTGCAAGCAGGTTCAGAAGTGTCAGCTCTGTTGGGACGGATGCCTTCTGCTGTAGGATATCAGCCAACATTAGGAACCGACGTCGGTGCACTGCAAGAGCGGATCACTTCCACCAACGAAGGGTCAATTACCTCAATTCAAGCGGTATACGTACCAGCCGACGACTTAACCGACCCCGCACCCGCTACCACATTCGCTCACTTGGATGGAACAACTGTACTATCTCGGGGTTTGGCATCTAAGGGAATTTATCCAGCGGTAGACCCCCTAGATTCTACTTCCACCATGTTGCAACCCAACATTGTTGGCGAAGAACACTACAACACTGCTCGTGCTGTACAATCAACACTACAGCGTTACAAGGAACTCCAAGACATCATCGCAATTCTCGGTTTGGACGAACTGTCTGAAGATGACCGTCTGACTGTGCAGCGTGCACGCAAAGTTGAGCGTTTCTTGTCCCAGCCGTTCTTTGTGGCAGAAGTGTTCACCGGTTCTCCTGGTAAGTACGTGAAGCTGGAAGAAACCATCAAAGGCTTCCAGAGAATTCTTGCTGGAGAATTCGATAATCTGCCAGAGCAGGCTTTCTACTTGGTCGGCAATATTGACGAGGCAGTCGCCAAAGCCGAAAAACTCAAAGGCTAA
- a CDS encoding xanthine dehydrogenase family protein molybdopterin-binding subunit — protein sequence MSTGIISPPKQREPIVGKPIDRVDGRLKVMGAARYAAEIPQDNIAHAVLIQSTIAKGRIQNINTDEAEKAPGILAVLTHLNAPKLNLMKEGSIVKGKLGESFVPLQSDEVFYDGQHIGVVVAETLEQAKYAASLVRVSYEEEKPSIEIESESPKAYQPKQFFGSELQVQRGDVAKGFAEAQVKIEQTYTTPIEHHNPMESSASIAVWNGEQLTVYDATQWVIGTRNIVADALGIPEENVCIISHYVGGGFGCKGFTWWHTILAAVAARVVGRPVKLMVTRQQMFTSCGHRSRTIQQLAFGATRDGKLTAIKHVTTMQTAEVDEFIEPCGLTSIVFYDIPNLEVAHNLVRVNTGTPTAMRAPGEAPGMFALESALDELAYELGIDPVELRIINHADVHPHTGKPWSSKYLKECYQLGAERFGWSHRNPKPRSMRDSDYLIGWGMASATYPGLRSPASAKAQLFADGRVIVSSATHDLGTGTYTIMTQIVADVLGLGVERIEFKLGESSMPVAPVAGGSQSAASVAPAVQGAAQELRSRVIRLAIDDELSPLYGVAQEAISTENGRVFLNNEPSRGETYAELLQRNNLPIVEVEAIANTAASESQQGTDNKVVRICVGKDENSDMQQYAFQSFGAHFVEVRVHPRLGQVRVTRFVSAIDVGRILNHKTARSQILGGITFGLGMALMEETVLDQQSGRFVVRNLADYHVPVQADVSDIDVLFIDKPDPHISKMGVRGVGEIGITGVAAAVANAIYHATGKRIRELPITPDKLL from the coding sequence ATGAGTACAGGTATCATTTCCCCCCCAAAACAAAGAGAGCCGATTGTCGGTAAACCAATTGACCGTGTTGATGGACGACTCAAAGTTATGGGTGCGGCTCGCTATGCAGCCGAGATTCCGCAAGATAACATCGCTCATGCTGTTCTGATCCAGAGTACTATTGCCAAAGGTCGGATTCAAAACATTAATACGGATGAGGCAGAGAAAGCACCAGGCATACTGGCTGTGCTCACCCATCTCAACGCGCCAAAACTCAATTTAATGAAAGAAGGAAGTATAGTCAAAGGCAAGCTGGGTGAGAGTTTTGTGCCATTGCAATCAGACGAAGTCTTCTATGACGGACAACATATCGGCGTAGTTGTCGCTGAAACGTTAGAGCAAGCTAAATACGCCGCATCGCTCGTTCGTGTTAGTTATGAGGAAGAAAAGCCAAGCATTGAAATAGAATCAGAATCACCCAAGGCATATCAACCAAAACAGTTCTTTGGTTCAGAACTGCAAGTACAACGAGGTGATGTTGCCAAAGGTTTTGCCGAAGCGCAAGTGAAGATTGAACAGACTTACACAACGCCAATTGAACATCATAACCCAATGGAGTCGTCGGCTTCCATTGCCGTGTGGAATGGTGAGCAACTGACAGTTTACGATGCGACACAGTGGGTGATTGGTACCCGCAATATTGTCGCCGACGCACTTGGCATACCTGAGGAAAATGTTTGTATCATATCGCACTATGTGGGTGGTGGATTTGGTTGCAAAGGTTTTACATGGTGGCACACTATCTTGGCAGCAGTCGCCGCACGTGTAGTCGGTCGTCCGGTCAAACTTATGGTCACGCGTCAGCAGATGTTTACCTCCTGTGGTCATCGTTCGCGCACTATTCAACAACTAGCATTTGGGGCGACAAGAGACGGAAAACTTACTGCCATTAAGCATGTGACAACAATGCAAACTGCCGAGGTAGATGAATTTATTGAGCCGTGCGGGTTGACAAGCATAGTATTTTATGATATCCCAAACTTAGAGGTGGCACATAATTTAGTTCGAGTCAACACTGGCACTCCAACAGCTATGCGGGCACCTGGAGAAGCACCAGGTATGTTCGCCTTAGAATCTGCGCTAGATGAATTAGCGTATGAGTTAGGAATCGACCCTGTAGAACTCCGCATTATTAACCATGCCGATGTGCATCCCCATACAGGCAAGCCGTGGTCAAGCAAATATCTCAAGGAGTGTTACCAACTGGGTGCAGAAAGATTTGGCTGGTCACACCGTAACCCCAAACCACGTTCTATGCGCGACTCTGACTATCTTATTGGTTGGGGAATGGCCAGTGCAACCTATCCGGGGCTGCGTTCTCCAGCGTCAGCAAAAGCGCAACTTTTCGCCGATGGACGCGTTATCGTATCGAGTGCAACACATGATCTTGGTACAGGTACTTACACTATCATGACGCAAATCGTCGCTGATGTTCTTGGGCTAGGTGTCGAACGAATTGAATTTAAGCTGGGTGAATCATCCATGCCTGTAGCACCTGTTGCTGGTGGTTCGCAGTCAGCTGCAAGTGTTGCACCCGCTGTGCAAGGAGCCGCACAAGAATTACGTAGTCGGGTGATTCGCCTTGCGATTGATGACGAGTTGTCACCATTGTATGGAGTCGCCCAAGAGGCAATTTCAACCGAGAACGGACGTGTTTTCCTCAACAACGAGCCATCAAGAGGTGAAACTTACGCGGAACTTTTACAGCGTAATAATTTGCCGATAGTAGAAGTTGAAGCGATCGCAAACACTGCTGCCTCGGAGTCACAACAAGGAACGGACAACAAAGTCGTAAGAATCTGCGTTGGCAAAGATGAAAACTCCGACATGCAACAGTATGCATTTCAATCTTTTGGTGCACACTTCGTGGAGGTGCGCGTTCATCCACGTTTGGGACAGGTACGCGTAACCCGCTTTGTGAGCGCTATTGATGTTGGACGCATCCTCAACCACAAAACAGCACGGAGCCAAATTCTAGGCGGTATCACTTTTGGGTTAGGCATGGCATTAATGGAAGAGACAGTACTCGACCAACAAAGCGGTCGTTTCGTTGTGCGTAACTTGGCAGATTACCACGTTCCTGTGCAAGCAGATGTCTCTGACATTGACGTGCTATTCATTGATAAACCCGACCCACACATTAGTAAGATGGGCGTGCGCGGTGTTGGCGAAATCGGGATTACTGGCGTTGCAGCAGCAGTTGCCAATGCTATCTATCATGCAACAGGAAAGCGCATTCGCGAGTTGCCAATCACTCCTGACAAGCTGCTGTAA
- a CDS encoding FAD binding domain-containing protein: MNPFTYVRAANSDDAIATLTREPQAMFIAGGTNILDLMKEGVHTPSQLVDIRKLPSTEIVTKDNGGIRIGATLRNSDAAYNSLVQERYPVLSEAILAGASAQLRNMATVGGNLMQRTRCSYFHDTAFACNKRQPGSGCAALEGFNRMHAVLGTSEHCIAAHPSDMCVALVALDAVVQTQGPRGERSIPITDFHLLPGETPHLETVLEHGEIITAVDLPEMPLAWRSHYLKIRDRASYAFALVSAAVVLEIDEEVIRNARIALGGVGTKPWRSLEAEQVLVGAPATQETFTAAADAAMQEARPYRHNQFKIELAKRTLEEALKTVAAISGGQA, encoded by the coding sequence ATGAATCCATTTACTTATGTACGCGCCGCTAACTCAGACGACGCGATCGCAACACTCACTCGCGAGCCACAAGCAATGTTCATTGCAGGTGGTACCAACATACTTGACTTGATGAAAGAAGGTGTACATACACCAAGTCAACTTGTAGATATTCGCAAATTACCGTCTACAGAAATTGTCACTAAAGATAACGGTGGTATCAGAATTGGAGCGACATTGCGCAACAGCGATGCTGCATACAATTCGTTAGTTCAGGAGCGCTATCCTGTGCTGTCAGAAGCCATTCTTGCAGGAGCCAGCGCCCAACTACGGAACATGGCAACAGTTGGCGGGAACTTAATGCAGCGAACACGCTGCTCTTACTTTCATGACACAGCCTTCGCCTGCAACAAACGTCAGCCGGGTTCAGGCTGCGCCGCATTAGAAGGTTTCAACCGGATGCATGCAGTCTTAGGTACCAGTGAACACTGTATCGCCGCACATCCCAGTGATATGTGTGTTGCGCTAGTTGCGCTGGATGCAGTTGTGCAAACACAAGGACCAAGAGGCGAGCGGAGTATTCCCATCACCGACTTTCACCTGTTACCTGGTGAGACACCGCATTTGGAAACGGTACTGGAACACGGTGAGATTATTACAGCAGTTGATTTGCCAGAAATGCCATTAGCTTGGCGATCGCACTACCTAAAAATACGAGACAGAGCGTCTTACGCCTTTGCGCTCGTATCCGCAGCCGTAGTCCTCGAAATAGATGAGGAAGTGATTCGCAACGCGCGTATTGCTCTTGGTGGTGTAGGAACAAAGCCGTGGCGTTCATTAGAAGCAGAGCAAGTATTAGTCGGTGCACCAGCTACACAAGAGACTTTCACAGCAGCTGCTGATGCAGCGATGCAGGAAGCTAGACCATATCGACACAATCAATTCAAAATTGAGTTAGCAAAACGAACTTTGGAAGAAGCACTCAAGACCGTAGCAGCAATCTCAGGAGGTCAAGCATGA
- a CDS encoding (2Fe-2S)-binding protein, which produces MENTSTTTSKRVSILDQIPQSNAPSPSSVPSTSTIPVTLHINGTEYNLQIDPRVTLLDVLREYIGLTGTKKGCDHGQCGACTVLSDGYRINSCLTLAVSYDGEQITTIEGLAEGEDLHPVQEAFLHHDAFQCGYCTPGQIMSAVGLLLEGHAKTDADIREQMSGNICRCGAYANIFAAVRELCDGEDNSNANA; this is translated from the coding sequence ATGGAGAACACGAGCACAACTACTTCAAAACGCGTCTCAATACTCGACCAAATACCACAGTCAAATGCGCCCTCTCCCTCTTCTGTACCTTCTACTAGTACCATCCCAGTAACATTACATATCAACGGTACAGAATACAATTTGCAGATTGACCCGCGTGTCACTCTACTGGATGTCCTACGAGAATATATTGGACTAACAGGTACGAAAAAGGGCTGTGACCACGGACAGTGCGGTGCGTGTACTGTACTTAGTGACGGATATCGTATCAACTCATGCCTGACGCTTGCTGTCTCATATGATGGTGAGCAAATCACGACTATCGAGGGTTTAGCCGAGGGTGAAGATTTGCACCCAGTACAAGAAGCATTTCTCCACCACGATGCTTTTCAGTGCGGTTACTGCACTCCAGGGCAGATTATGTCTGCTGTGGGACTGCTCTTAGAAGGACACGCAAAAACTGACGCTGACATTCGCGAACAAATGAGCGGCAATATTTGCCGATGTGGCGCTTATGCAAATATTTTTGCAGCCGTTCGTGAATTGTGCGACGGCGAGGACAATTCTAACGCAAACGCCTGA